One Myxococcaceae bacterium JPH2 genomic window, GCGAGAAGGCCTAGCGCTCCAGCTTCGTCCAGAGCCCGGCCACGCCTTCGAAGGTGGCGTTGCCCACCTGGTGCAGGCCGAAGCCCCAGAGGAACGCCGTCATCGCCGCGCCGAAGCCGCCCCACGTGGGCGAGAACACGTTGAGCAGTTGCAGGCCCAGCGCCACCGCCACGCCGGTGAGCAAGAGCAGGCTGAGCATCTCGATGGCCATCAGCTTGCGCGGGCCGGGCAGCGGCAGTCCGCCCAGCTCCCCCAGCGCCGGCTCCGAGGGCGCGGCCGGCATCGACGGCAGGCTTCCGCCCATGGGCGCGCTGGCGGGCGGCGCGGCTCCGGGAGCGGGAGCCGGAGCGGGCGCGGTCTCTTCGTCCGAGAAGGGCAGGATCCGCCCCCTCGTCGCCGAGGCAGCCGCGCGCGGCGGATTCTCGTACTGGGTGAAGGCGTCGCGGACCTTCTCGTACAGCGCCGCGGCCTCGTGGGGTGACTCGCGCGACAGGAAGCCCATGGCGTCACGCAGCTTGCCGCCCATGTCGTCCAGGGCCGCGCGCTGCTCGTCCGTGGCGGCCACCGCGCGCGCCTCGTCCACCGCGCCCCGCAGCGCCAGGATGAGCCGACGCACGGACGTGGCATGGGCCTCCTGGTACTGCCGGAAGGCGGCGTCCAGGTCGGTGTCCGCGAGCTGCCGAGCCTGGGCCAGCTTGCCCAGCACGTCGGTGCGCAGCGCGCCCCACTCCTGGGGGGAGAAGCCCCGTGGCGGGACATCCGACGCGAGGCTCGCGGTCAGCTCCGCGCAGAGGATGCCGAAGTACGAGCGCCGCGCCTGCTCCAGCCGCTGGCGCGTGGCGTCCAGGTCCTGCGTCAGCAGCGCGTGCACGTCCTCCAAGAGCGGCAGCAGCTCGTAGGTGAGCCGGAAGCCCAGCGCGCTGTCACTGCCCAGCTGCCGCGCCAACGCCTGCGCCTGGGTGTCCAGGCTCTTCCACCGCGCCTCCAGCTCGGCGCGCGCCAGCGCTTGAACGTCCAGCTCGCGCAGCTGCGCCGCGGCCGCGGTGAGCTCATCGGGCGTCGAGTCGGGCTCGGAGATGCGCTGCCCGACTCCCGCCAACAGTCGCTCGGTCGCCTCGGACAAGAGCGACTGCAAGGGGCGCGCGCGCCGCCACGTGTCACACCACGACTCGTAGAGACGCAGCCGAGGCTCCAGCGCCGTCAGCTCCGCGTCGCTCACGGCCACGCCTCGCACGGGCCGCTCGATGTCCGAGATGAGCGCGTCCACCTGCACGAGCAGCGCCTCGCCCACGCCCTGCTCGGGCTGGATGGCGTGCGCCGTCACCTGGGCCTGGATGCGCCGGCGCAGCTCCTGCGCGCGTTGCAGGCGCAGGGCCCGAGGGCGGATGCGCTGCGCGTACAGGCGCAGTCCGTAGGAGCACAGCGAGCCGAGGGCGATGATGAGCGCGCCCCAGCCCCACGGCATGTGCACCCACAACGTGAAGGTCTGCTCCACCGGCGCGCCCTGACGCACCGCGAGCCGCACCGTGCCGGAGTACTCCCCCGGCCCATCCAGCCCATCCAAGCGAAGCAGCAGCGCGCCGCTGCCGTAGGCCGCCACGGGCAGCTCCGTCGCGTCCCCCACCAAGGGCAGGTCTCCCCCATCCGGCTGTCCGCCCTCCACGAGGAACCGAGCCCGCTCCAGGTGGGACTGCACGCTGCCCGTGCCCGTGTCCGGTCCCTTGCGGCGCAGCTCCAGCAGCGTGGGCGAGGCCACCACGCCCGCCACGCCCGCCGTCTCCTTGAAGGGCAGGCGCACCTCGGCCGCGGTGCCCAGGAACTGGCTGGACGCCATGGCCGGCGCGGGCGCGGGCAGCTGCACCACCGGCGCGGACAGGACGCGGGTGAAGGTGAGCGCCGTCACCTCGCGCACACCGTCGTGCACCAGCACCAGCGCGCCGGTGTAGTCACCCGCCGCCGGCAGCCGTCCGGAGAGCGACACATGCACGGGCTGGCGGGTGGTGAGGCTCGCGGTCGAGCCGCCGTCCAGGGACTCGCGCACGCGCGCGTCGAGCGCCACCTGCACGCCGTCCGCGGTGGCCGTCAGCGGATCCACCAGCACCGTCACGCCCGATGGGAGCGACTCCTCCACGCCTCCATCCGACGCGCGCCCCGGCAACAGCTCCACGCGCAGCTCGCGCGTGAAGTCCTCCGTGGGGATGCGCAGCCGCACCTCGCCCGAGGCGTTGGCGCCCGCCACGCGCAACCGGGCGTCACCGGCGAGGGCCAGCGAGGTCGGCAGCAACAAGAGCGCGGCCAGCCATGCGCGCGCGAGGCGTGCACCACGGTGCGCGGCGGGACGAACAGGGAGGCCCATGCGCGGACGATAGCAGGGGCCTCCACGGCCTCCAGTCCGCGCTCACTCCCAACCCAGCCGACGCCTCGCATCGGGCGAGAGGCTGGCGTGGATGGTGTCCAGCGGGATGCCCTCGTCGTCCTCGGCGCCGTGCTCGGAGCGCGGATCCCCGCTGTGGTGCAGCGCCACCAGCTCCAGGTCCTGCGTGAAGCACGGCGAGCCCGAGGAGCCAGGGTGTGTCGTCGTCCGGTACGTCACCCGTGTGCGCCCCGGGTTGACGCTCTGGAACGTCTCCAGCGCCACCTGCATGGGCCGGCCATCCGGGTGCTGGAGGACGAGCGCCGTCGAGCCCGGCGAGAACGCCGCCCGCGCACGCGACAGCGGAATCCACCCTCGGGGCCGGCCCGGGCCCGTGTCCCCGCCCGGCTCGCCAGACACCACGAGGAAGGCGTAGTCCAGTTCGTCCCGCGTGGCCTCGCGCGGCTTGGGCCGCATGAGGTCCGCGGGGCTGTGTGGACTCTGCGCCAGACACGCCCGCACGGGGTACAGCGCGCCCGCGTGCAGCACACTCCGGTCCGGCAGCACCTTGAGGTCGAAGCGGACTCGCAGCGCCTCCAGCAGCCGGTTCTCCACCACATGCGAGTTGGTGAGCACCACGTCCGGAGCCACCAGGAAGCCGGTGCCGAGCGCTCGTCCGCCATCCAGCTCCACCCGACACACCCGGCGCGAGAGGACGGCGAGCCGCTCACGCCACGACACCAGGGAGGACGTGCCCGGCGCCACGCCCGCCATGCGCGCCAGCACCTCCGCCGGCACGCTGCGCTGCACGGACGCGAGATACGACAGGAAGAAGCGATGCAGCCGCGCGTGATGTGGAGCGGCCGCGTGCGCGCCTCTCACCAGCGCATCCGTCCAGCCCTCGGCCTCGGCGCGCAGAAGGAGGTCGCGCGTCCACTCATGGACATCCCCCTCGCGCTCCAAGTCGAGCGCTCGGCCGCAGTGCTGGAGCACCATGCGCCGCAGGGCCTCTTCCGAGGGGAATGCCCCCGGGAGCGCGGCCGCCAGCTCGTCCCGTTCGGAGCCATCGAGCTCCATCGTGTCCTCACCGCCATGCCACTCGCGAAGTCCGCGCCCGTGTCTCAGCGTCCTTGCAGTGTATGCACGGCCCGCGCGAATGCACGGCGACCGCGGCGCGTTACACCGCAGTCCATCTTGACGCGGTCCCTGGAGGGCTGAGCGTGTGTCCGCCAGGCGTCCTGGGGCCCCGCGACCTCAGCGCACCGCCCACGTGGTGGGGGGCACGCGCGAGACGAGGTCCGGCCGGCCCAGCACCGACAGCGTCGCCGCGCCGCCCTGCAACGTGCCCGCGAGGGTGGGCACCACGCGCAGCCGCGCCTGGAAGGGCTCGCCCACGCCCCGAGGCGGCAGCACCAGCGTCACCGCGCCATCCTCGGCATGCCACGACGTCACGTGTCCCTCTCGCACCAGGGTGTCCAGGCCCACGGGGTCCACCTGCACACCCGCGGGCAGCCCCTGCCGCAGCTCCAGCGCCACACCGGAGGGCGCCGCCGCCTGGAGTGACAGCTCCACCGGCTGCCCCACCTTGGCCTCGGTCGGCGCCTTCACGGCGAGTTGGAGCCCGCCCTGCGCCTCGGCCTTCCACGGCACCGTCGCCGCGAGCGACAACGAGAAGCCCAGGCCCGACACCGCCGGCTCCGCGCGCACCGTCCACGTGTGAGCCCCCGCCGAGCCCGGCGCCGCCGCCTCCACCGCGAGCACGTCGCGCAGGGCCTTGGCGTCATGGGTGCCCTCGGAGACGACCTGGCCATCGCGCTCCAGCACCACGCGCACCTGCGAGGGCACGGGCTCGCGGAACAGCGCGAGCGCCGCGCGCAGCCCCACGAGGTTGGCGCGACCGTCTCCCCAGCCGCGCCCCGGCGCATAGCCCGCGAGCAGCGTCGCGCCCAGGTCCGCCAGCGGCGCCTTCGCGTCTCCCATCAACGCGAGCACGGCCAGCGCCGTGGACTCCACCTCGGACGGAGCGACGTTGTCCGCGCGCACCACGCCCGGCTCCACCGGAAGGTACGCGGTGCCGTCCGCGCGCGTGCGCACCGCCTCGCGCACCCGCTGGCGCAGGGCATCCGC contains:
- a CDS encoding trypsin-like peptidase domain-containing protein, producing the protein MELDGSERDELAAALPGAFPSEEALRRMVLQHCGRALDLEREGDVHEWTRDLLLRAEAEGWTDALVRGAHAAAPHHARLHRFFLSYLASVQRSVPAEVLARMAGVAPGTSSLVSWRERLAVLSRRVCRVELDGGRALGTGFLVAPDVVLTNSHVVENRLLEALRVRFDLKVLPDRSVLHAGALYPVRACLAQSPHSPADLMRPKPREATRDELDYAFLVVSGEPGGDTGPGRPRGWIPLSRARAAFSPGSTALVLQHPDGRPMQVALETFQSVNPGRTRVTYRTTTHPGSSGSPCFTQDLELVALHHSGDPRSEHGAEDDEGIPLDTIHASLSPDARRRLGWE